The Coccidioides posadasii str. Silveira chromosome 3, complete sequence genome contains a region encoding:
- the NSE4_1 gene encoding nuclear protein, variant 2 (BUSCO:419232at4751~EggNog:ENOG410PJWR~COG:S~BUSCO:7477at33183) translates to MADTTAADSGSDLSSTPPGSNAVSPSNSFSSDKENGASPGASRIEKRKQENWQAQSSNARSDMGDTSNKRRRISGKDPGGDGHAAHRRALALVNDTNYYDPEQDPEERRAVRKGLRDLATKLNDSRSEFIQAGSNGIRETIIKANELFKQVKQTSDATIDSRLLVNAADLSYKRTAQAILGDSDSGIDVEEFVSKCISFMRAMPVGEGSPSQILSSQRQPHGRNAEDSDDDDDALNWDVLGRQACFPHNKRPPLSGFLYGPLSVQKRVRQQTQRRARQERIDPSQAIRPQQLQAEDLGRQETANLTAICTEIRKILVSTQQRGEKLATDVLSNMREPSRDQILEVMYKYNISDDGGVPLFKFCINPRSFGQTVENLFYVSFLVRDGSVGVALDASDLPTLRMLEPFAHQPVYLWTILS, encoded by the exons ATGGCTGATACTACTGCAGCTGATAGTGGTTCAGATCTGTCGTCGACTCCTCCAGGCTCTAATGCCGTATCGCCGTCAAACTCTTTCTCCTCAGACAAGGAAAACGGTGCCTCACCTGGCGCGTCGCGCATAGAGAAGCGGAAGCAAGAGAACTGGCAGGCCCAGTCATCAAATGCGCGGTCGGATATGGGTGACACGTCAAATAAGAGACGGAGGATTTCTGGAAAAGATCCTGGTGGGGATGGCCACGCTGCACACAGGCGCGCGTTGGCCCTAGTCAATGATACAAATTACTATGACCCAGAGCAAGACCCTGAAGAAAGAAGGGCAGTCCGTAAGGGCTTAAGAGACCTTGCAACGAAATTAAACG ATTCGCGCTCCGAGTTCATCCAAGCTGGATCCAATGGCATCCGGGAAACCATTATAAAAGCCAATGAACTGTTCAAGCAAGTGAAGCAAACATCAGATGCAACGATAGATTCTCGTCTTTTGGTAAACGCCGCCGATTTATCGTACAAGCGAACCGCTCAGGCCATTTTAGGAGACTCGGATTCAGGCATCGATGTGGAGGAGTTTGTGTCAAAATGTATATCGTTTATGCGTGCAATGCCAGTGGGAGAGGGATCACCTAGTCAAATCTTGAGCTCGCAGCGCCAACCTCATGGTAGGAATGCTGAAGACagcgacgacgatgatgacgcTCTTAACTGGGACGTATTGGGTCGACAAGCTTGCTTTCCCCATAATAAGCGCCCTCCACTCTCGGGGTTTTTATATGGTCCCTTATCTGTACAGAAGCGAGTCCGGCAGCAAACGCAACGAAGAGCAAGACAGGAAAGGATAGATCCTTCTCAGGCTATCCGGCCACAACAACTCCAAGCAGAAGACCTTGGGCGGCAGGAGACTGCTAATTTGACAGCCATTTGCACTGAGATCCGGAAGATCCTGGTGAGCACGCAGCAGAGAGGAGAAAAGCTCGCCACCGACGTGCTCTCAAACATGCGTGAACCTTCACGAGATCAGATTCTGGAAGTCATGTATAAGTATAATATATCGGATGATGGCGGCGTCCCGCTCTTCAAATTTTGCATTAATCCTCGGTCCTTCGGGCAGACGGTTGAGAATCTATTCTATGTTAGCTTTTTGGTCAGAGATGGGAGTGTTGGAGTTGCTCTCGATGCTAGTGATCTCCCCACGCTACGTATGTTGGAACCTTTTGCACACCAACCTGTGTACCTCTGGACCATTTTAAGCTGA
- a CDS encoding uncharacterized protein (EggNog:ENOG410PRB9~COG:S~TransMembrane:4 (i12-32o44-64i76-94o122-143i)~BUSCO:14880at33183), with protein sequence MPFLSRVVSVFLRIGEIGFGAVVAGIIGSYLHDFDGTDVWPQARWIYTEVVAGVSILLALLWLLPFSGSFFMWPTDLVLSFAWFAAFGLLVNALNDLDCGGVFEWGNITGSSTCSRWKASEAFSFLSAIFWLVSTVVGIWFTFRVRDRHARPVAGDAVYGRRHRRWPGRHNV encoded by the exons ATGCCATTTCTATCTCGTGTTGTTTCTGTCTTTCTCCGGATTGGGGAGATAGGCTTCGGAGCA GTCGTTGCTGGTATTATAGGGTCTTATCTGCATGACTTTGACGGCACCGATGTCTGGCCACAGGCACGTTGGATCTATACCGAAGTTGTGGCGGGCGTCTCCATTCTTCTGGCTCTGCTGTGGCTGCTGCCTTTCTCAGGCTCGTTCTTCATGTGGCCGA CTGATCTGGTCCTGTCGTTTGCATGGTTTGCTGCGTTTGGACTCCTAGTCAACGCTCTCAACGACCTGGATTGCGGCGGGGTGTTCGAATGGGGCAATATCACCGGGAGCAGTACCTGTTCTAGATGGAAGGCTTCTGAGGCGTTTAGCTTCCTCTCTGCGATTTTCTGGCTGGTCTCCACGGTCGTG GGTATTTGGTTCACTTTCCGCGTCCGTGATAGGCATGCGCGCCCCGTTGCTGGGGATGCTGTATA TGGTCGTCGCCATCGTCGATGGCCTGGCCGTCACAATGTTTAA
- the NSE4_1 gene encoding nuclear protein (EggNog:ENOG410PJWR~COG:S), producing MGDTSNKRRRISGKDPGGDGHAAHRRALALVNDTNYYDPEQDPEERRAVRKGLRDLATKLNDSRSEFIQAGSNGIRETIIKANELFKQVKQTSDATIDSRLLVNAADLSYKRTAQAILGDSDSGIDVEEFVSKCISFMRAMPVGEGSPSQILSSQRQPHGRNAEDSDDDDDALNWDVLGRQACFPHNKRPPLSGFLYGPLSVQKRVRQQTQRRARQERIDPSQAIRPQQLQAEDLGRQETANLTAICTEIRKILVSTQQRGEKLATDVLSNMREPSRDQILEVMYKYNISDDGGVPLFKFCINPRSFGQTVENLFYVSFLVRDGSVGVALDASDLPTLHPSTPALPSEAQRKGLQKHQAVFSLDFETWRNLIEVFDIKKPLIPHRNEDAESSQVNRDMLVGQHI from the exons ATGGGTGACACGTCAAATAAGAGACGGAGGATTTCTGGAAAAGATCCTGGTGGGGATGGCCACGCTGCACACAGGCGCGCGTTGGCCCTAGTCAATGATACAAATTACTATGACCCAGAGCAAGACCCTGAAGAAAGAAGGGCAGTCCGTAAGGGCTTAAGAGACCTTGCAACGAAATTAAACG ATTCGCGCTCCGAGTTCATCCAAGCTGGATCCAATGGCATCCGGGAAACCATTATAAAAGCCAATGAACTGTTCAAGCAAGTGAAGCAAACATCAGATGCAACGATAGATTCTCGTCTTTTGGTAAACGCCGCCGATTTATCGTACAAGCGAACCGCTCAGGCCATTTTAGGAGACTCGGATTCAGGCATCGATGTGGAGGAGTTTGTGTCAAAATGTATATCGTTTATGCGTGCAATGCCAGTGGGAGAGGGATCACCTAGTCAAATCTTGAGCTCGCAGCGCCAACCTCATGGTAGGAATGCTGAAGACagcgacgacgatgatgacgcTCTTAACTGGGACGTATTGGGTCGACAAGCTTGCTTTCCCCATAATAAGCGCCCTCCACTCTCGGGGTTTTTATATGGTCCCTTATCTGTACAGAAGCGAGTCCGGCAGCAAACGCAACGAAGAGCAAGACAGGAAAGGATAGATCCTTCTCAGGCTATCCGGCCACAACAACTCCAAGCAGAAGACCTTGGGCGGCAGGAGACTGCTAATTTGACAGCCATTTGCACTGAGATCCGGAAGATCCTGGTGAGCACGCAGCAGAGAGGAGAAAAGCTCGCCACCGACGTGCTCTCAAACATGCGTGAACCTTCACGAGATCAGATTCTGGAAGTCATGTATAAGTATAATATATCGGATGATGGCGGCGTCCCGCTCTTCAAATTTTGCATTAATCCTCGGTCCTTCGGGCAGACGGTTGAGAATCTATTCTATGTTAGCTTTTTGGTCAGAGATGGGAGTGTTGGAGTTGCTCTCGATGCTAGTGATCTCCCCACGCTAC ATCCTTCCACACCGGCATTACCATCCGAGGCACAACGCAAGGGTCTTCAGAAACATCAGGCCGTTTTCAGCCTGGACTTTGAGACCTGGAGAAATTTAATTGAAGTATTTGACATCAAGAAACCATTGATTCCCCACAGAAATGAAGATGCAGAGTCGTCACAGGTAAACAGAGACATGCTTGTAGGTCAGCATATTTAA
- a CDS encoding uncharacterized protein (EggNog:ENOG410PHJR~COG:O~TransMembrane:1 (i63-84o)~BUSCO:5711at33183), translated as MEPPFGRPRRSNDRNRICGHTLFDPGFANDTDDNNFQTDWKSNLLLTMSSWIQRQTNSQYAQLAGAALLSGTAVAGAILGYQAIKRKAAVEELKKSIPGLDDSNRALKLSEFGVAPPPSVQQRKEDEHRAAIARRAQDGYYEEELILEQLARNRVFLTDKGLEKLRSSFIIVVGCGGVGSHASAALARSGVGRIRLIDFDQVTLSSLNRHAVATLADVGMPKVRCLQKRLEQIAPWVRFDPQNTLFAASAADQLLGPWSMPGDDNTSKPHFVLDCIDNISSKVDLLRYCHSQGIPVISSMGAGCKSDPTRILVGDISTSLEDPLSRSTRRRLKALGVTSGVPVVYSTEKPGPGKAALLPLPEEEFAKGEVGELSVLPDFRVRILPVLGTMPAVFGYTLANHVICDIAGYPNDYNSGIKGREKLYDSVLGALQGMEERLAKHDNKDPVGLRIPITKDDVGYLLEEVWRGKSVVSGLTTRLALVRWERPGEGFGADPKWDQHGQKGVKMRLRDLVCMTKEEAQRHEREVLKGGKKPAELYDESVLIKVQQRMREEEEFERYR; from the exons ATGGAGCCCCCTTTTGGTAGGCCTCGGCGCTCCAATGACAGGAACCGAATCTGCGGACACACACTTTTTGATCCGGGGTTCGCTAATGATACTGACGACAACAACTTTCAAACTGACTGGAAATCGAATCTACTCTTAACAATGTCTTCTTGGATTCAGCGGCAAACCAACTCGCAATATGCGCAACTGGCAGGAGCGGCGTTACTCTCAGGAACTGCCGTCGCCGGTGCTATTCTTGGATATCAGGCTATTAAGCGAAAAGCGGCGGTCGAGGAGCTGAAGAAATCAATACCCGGACTCGATGATAGTAATCGTGCACTAAAG CTCTCAGAATTTGGCGTCGCACCGCCTCCAAGTGTACAGCAACGTAAAGAGGATGAACACAGAGCCGCAATCGCACGCAGGGCGCAGGATGGATATTATGAGGAAG AACTTATCCTCGAACAACTCGCCCGAAACCGAGTATTCTTAACTGATAAGGGCCTAGAAAAGTTACGCTCCTCCTTTATAATAGTCGTCGGATGTGGTGGTGTTGGTTCCCATGCCTCCGCGGCTCTGGCCCGGTCTGGAGTCGGAAGGATCAGGCTTATCGACTTCGATCAAGTAACATTGTCTTCATTGAACCGACATGCCGTTGCGACTCTGGCGGATGTGGGGATGCCAAAGGTTCGCTGTTTACAGAAAAGACTGGAACAGATCGCTCCGTGGGTACGATTTGACCCGCAAAATACTCTCTTCGCTGCATCTGCCGCCGACCAACTCTTGGGTCCTTGGTCAATGCCTGGGGACGATAACACGTCTAAGCCTCATTTTGTGTTGGATTGCATTGACAATATCTCGTCAAAAGTCGACCTGCTACGCTATTGCCATTCTCAAGGCATCCCCGTTATATCCTCTATGGGTGCCGGATGTAAATCCGACCCAACGCGAATTCTGGTTGGTGACATATCCACCAGTCTTGAAGACCCTTTATCACGCAGCACCCGTCGCCGGTTAAAAGCTCTGGGAGTTACCAGCGGTGTGCCAGTGGTCTATTCTACTGAAAAGCCGGGCCCAGGCAAAGCGGCATTATTACCTTTGCCCGAGGAAGAATTTGCAAAGGGCGAAGTGGGCGAGCTAAGCGTTTTACCTGATTTTCGTGTGCGCATACTCCCAGTTCTGGGTACGATGCCGGCAGTTTTCGGATACACGTTGGCCAACCATGTCATCTGCGATATTGCTGGCTACCCGAACGATTACAACTCCGGCATCAAAGGCAGAGAGAAGCTATATGATTCCGTCCTTGGAGCACTTCAAGGAATGGAAGAGAGACTAGCGAAGCATGACAATAAAGACCCAGTGGGGTTGAGAATACCGATTACCAAAGACGATGTTGGCTATCTTCTCGAAGAGGTTTGGAGAGGGAAAAGCGTGGTCAGTGGCCTTACTACCCGGCTGGCCCTAGTGCGATGGGAAAGGCCAGGAGAAGGCTTTGGTGCTGATCCCAAGTGGGATCAACATGGCCAAAAGGGAGTAAAGATGCGTCTCCGTGACCTAGTGTGTATGACCAAGGAGGAAGCGCAGCGACATGAGCGAGAGGTGCTTAAAGGCGGGAAAAAGCCAGCAGAACTCTATGACGAGAGTGTGTTGATTAAGGTGCAACAAAGGATGCGTGAAGAGGAAGAATTTGAGAGGTATAGATAG
- the VPS34 gene encoding Phosphatidylinositol (PI) 3-kinase (BUSCO:118701at4751~EggNog:ENOG410PFBC~COG:T~BUSCO:1452at33183): protein METFTFATSAQVALPIRVKICNLEGRQKQIPFSQLLRNEKLRHLGSNQSPVSDLYITVQLWSSCKPLGVPMQTSYKSFKTSRTWNEWLEMPFLIKDAPQNAQLGITIWDLDPMGEDSFHGHSTPFGGTTIPIFEEDGTLKKGKQKCKIYRHKAADGYSATMTPSTPAPKRRTGQFVEEGPTPEELELERLEKLLKKHEMGEIQRVDWLDQLVFRAVEKKKLEAEEAAKKRALRNKVSREKFLAETNGESNGMEDDTIDDENFVLYIEFPRYDFPIVFQDFQYPAPPISSFSQHNPSMSQTLRPPPEVRFGPGIEGASDDEDYPIIKVYDPEVGQKGNPCEDKHRRLVRSHRTGIMDRDLKPNPKIRDELNDIMSYGPTQELNAEEKDLVWKFRYYLTREKRALTKFVKSVNWQDANEARQAVEILPKWTEIDVDDALELLGPTFDNPAVRAYAVERLRKSDDEELLLYLLQLVQALKYEAVSQHTDDDPAQDSSLTNFLITRAAQNVLLGSYLHWYLMVECDDNTGNSSAHRELFARVEYYFMVELERVNPDERKTLLRQGELITVLSKIAKDIRFSKVNRTAKIEQLKRCLADPKNEIVQIDPSLPLPLDPEVRIIGCFPDAANVFKSSLSPLLINFKLSDGRKYPVIFKVGDDLRQDQLVIQIISLMDQLLKKENLDLKLTPYRVLATSANAGAMQFVPSTSLSAASAKYKGSILAFLRANNPDDSEPLGVRKEAMDTYIKSCAGYCVITYLLGVGDRHLENLLLAPDGHFFHADFGFILGRDPKPFAPMMKLSKEMIEGMGGANSPNYLQFKQYCFTAYTTLRKSANLILNLFSLMVDANIPDIRVEPDKAVLKVKERFHLEMSEEEAIRHFEQLIIESVNAIFGAVIDRIHDLVQGWRA, encoded by the exons ATGGAGACATTCACTTTCGCGACTTCTGCTCAGGTAGCTCTGCCGATACGCGTCAAAAT ATGTAATCTAGAAGGAAGACAGAAACAGATACCCTTTTCCCAACTGCTCCGGAACGAAAAGCTTCGACACCTTGGATCGAACCAGAGCCCGGTTTCCGACCTCTACATTACAGTGCAGCTATGGTCGAGCTGCAAGCCGTTGGGTGTTCCTATGCAAACCTCCTACAAGTCCTTTAAGACCAGTCGCACATGGAATGAATGGTTAGAAATGCCGTTCCTGATTAAGGATGCCCCGCAGAATGCTCAGTTAGGCATCACTATTTGGGACCTTGATCCAATGGGGGAGGATTCATTCCACGGCCATTCAACTCCCTTTGGCGGCACGACAATCCCCATTTTCGAAGAGGATGGAACCTTGAAGAAGGGAAAGCAAAAGTGCAAGATCTACAGGCACAAAGCTGCAGATGGATACTCGGCTACCATGACTCCAAGCACTCCTGCTCCGAAGCGTCGAACTGGGCAGTTTGTTGAAGAGGGCCCCACACCCGAGGAGTTGGAATTAGAACGTCTCGAAAAGCTCCTTAAGAAACACGAAATGGGAGAGATTCAGCGGGTTGACTGGCTGGATCAGCTCGTGTTCCGAGCCgttgaaaaaaagaaattggaaGCGGAAGAAGCTGCGAAAAAACGCGCCTTAAGAAATAAAGTCTCTCGAGAGAAATTCTTAGCTGAGACAAACGGGGAGAGTAATGGCATGGAGGATGACACCATAGACGACGAGAATTTTGTGCTCTACATCGAATTCCCGCGCTATGACTTCCCCATTGTTTTCCAAGATTTTCAATATCCAGCACCGCCTATTTCCTCCTTCTCTCAGCATAACCCCTCGATGAGCCAGACACTTCGCCCGCCGCCTGAGGTGCGTTTTGGACCAGGTATTGAAGGCGCTTCCGATGACGAGGATTATCCAATTATTAAGGTATATGACCCCGAAGTTGGACAGAAAGGGAATCCTTGCGAGGACAAGCATCGCAGATTAGTCCGTAGCCACCGGACTGGGATTATGGACCGCGATCTCAAGCCCAATCCAAAGATTCGCGACGAGTTGAACGATATCATGTCCTACGGACCCACCCAGGAGTTGAACGCAGAGGAAAAAGATCTCGTCTGGAAATTCAGATACTATCTCACTCGTGAAAAGAGAGCACTCACTAAATTTGTCAAGTCTGTCAACTGGCAAGATGCCAATGAGGCACGACAGGCAGTTGAAATTCTTCCAAAATGGACGGAGATTGACGTCGATGACGCTTTAGAGCTGCTTGGCCCAACATTCGATAACCCGGCTGTTCGGGCTTACGCGGTTGAACGCCTGAGAAAGTCCGATGACGAAGAGCTGCTACTCTATCTCCTGCAACTCGTGCAGGCCCTGAAATACGAAGCCGTCTCACAACATACAGATGATGATCCTGCGCAGGATTCGTCTCTGACTAACTTTTTGATTACCCGGGCGGCCCAAAACGTTCTGCTAGGAAGTTACCTCCACTGGTACCTAATGGTTGAATGTGATGATAATACAGGCAATTCCTCCGCTCACCGTGAGCTTTTCGCGCGAGTGGAATATTACTTCATGGTCGAGTTAGAAAGGGTCAATCCTGACGAACGAAAGACGCTGTTGAGACAAGGCGAACTCATCACCGTCCTTTCCAAGATTGCTAAGGATATTCGCTTTTCCAAGGTTAACCGCACCGCTAAGATTGAGCAGCTGAAGAGATGCCTGGCAGATCCTAAAAATGAGATTGTACAGATTGATCCATCACTGCCGCTTCCGTTGGACCCCGAAGTCCGAATCATTGGATGCTTCCCGGACGCGGCCAATGTCTTTAAATCATCACTTTCTCCTTTACTAATTAATTTCAAGCTGTCTGATGGACGAAAGTACCCTGTCATATTCAAAGTTGGGGACGACCTTCGGCAGGATCAGCTTGTCATCCAGATCATCAGTCTTATGGACCAGTTGCTAAAAAAGGAGAATTTGGACCTCAAACTCACACCTTACAGGGTCCTCGCTACCAGCGCGAATGCCGGCGCCATGCAGTTTGTCCCATCCACTTCCCTTTCTGCAGCTTCGGCAAAGTACAAAGGTTCAATTCTTGCCTTCTTAAGGGCAAATAACCCAGACGATAGTGAGCCCTTGGGTGTCCGCAAGGAAGCAATGGATACATATATCAAGTCTTGCGCTGGATACTGCGTTATTACTTACCTATTGGGTGTTGGCGACCGTCACCTGGAGAATCTTCTCCTTGCCCCAGACGGGCACTTCTTCCACGCCGATTTCGGGTTTATCCTGGGTCGTGACCCTAAACCCTTCGCTCCGATGATGAAACTTTCCAAGGAAATGATAGAAGGAATGGGCGGGGCAAACTCGCCTAATTACTTGCAATTCAAGCAATACTGCTTCACGGCGTATACCACCCTGCGCAAATCGGCAAATCTCATTCTTAACTTGTTCAGTCTGATGGTCGACGCAAATATCCCCGATATCCGCGTTGAGCCTGACAAAGCGGTGTTAAAAGTCAAGGAGCGATTCCACCTTGAAATGAGCGAGGAAGAGGCAATTCGCCATTTTGAACAGTTGATTATCGAAAGTGTTAATGCGATCTTTGGGGCTGTTATTGACCGGATACACGATTTGGTCCAGGGATGGAGAGCTTGA
- the NSE4_1 gene encoding nuclear protein, variant 3 (EggNog:ENOG410PJWR~COG:S): MGDTSNKRRRISGKDPGGDGHAAHRRALALVNDTNYYDPEQDPEERRAVRKGLRDLATKLNDSRSEFIQAGSNGIRETIIKANELFKQVKQTSDATIDSRLLVNAADLSYKRTAQAILGDSDSGIDVEEFVSKCISFMRAMPVGEGSPSQILSSQRQPHGRNAEDSDDDDDALNWDVLGRQACFPHNKRPPLSGFLYGPLSVQKRVRQQTQRRARQERIDPSQAIRPQQLQAEDLGRQETANLTAICTEIRKILVSTQQRGEKLATDVLSNMREPSRDQILEVMYKYNISDDGGVPLFKFCINPRSFGQTVENLFYVSFLVRDGSVGVALDASDLPTLRMLEPFAHQPVYLWTILS; encoded by the exons ATGGGTGACACGTCAAATAAGAGACGGAGGATTTCTGGAAAAGATCCTGGTGGGGATGGCCACGCTGCACACAGGCGCGCGTTGGCCCTAGTCAATGATACAAATTACTATGACCCAGAGCAAGACCCTGAAGAAAGAAGGGCAGTCCGTAAGGGCTTAAGAGACCTTGCAACGAAATTAAACG ATTCGCGCTCCGAGTTCATCCAAGCTGGATCCAATGGCATCCGGGAAACCATTATAAAAGCCAATGAACTGTTCAAGCAAGTGAAGCAAACATCAGATGCAACGATAGATTCTCGTCTTTTGGTAAACGCCGCCGATTTATCGTACAAGCGAACCGCTCAGGCCATTTTAGGAGACTCGGATTCAGGCATCGATGTGGAGGAGTTTGTGTCAAAATGTATATCGTTTATGCGTGCAATGCCAGTGGGAGAGGGATCACCTAGTCAAATCTTGAGCTCGCAGCGCCAACCTCATGGTAGGAATGCTGAAGACagcgacgacgatgatgacgcTCTTAACTGGGACGTATTGGGTCGACAAGCTTGCTTTCCCCATAATAAGCGCCCTCCACTCTCGGGGTTTTTATATGGTCCCTTATCTGTACAGAAGCGAGTCCGGCAGCAAACGCAACGAAGAGCAAGACAGGAAAGGATAGATCCTTCTCAGGCTATCCGGCCACAACAACTCCAAGCAGAAGACCTTGGGCGGCAGGAGACTGCTAATTTGACAGCCATTTGCACTGAGATCCGGAAGATCCTGGTGAGCACGCAGCAGAGAGGAGAAAAGCTCGCCACCGACGTGCTCTCAAACATGCGTGAACCTTCACGAGATCAGATTCTGGAAGTCATGTATAAGTATAATATATCGGATGATGGCGGCGTCCCGCTCTTCAAATTTTGCATTAATCCTCGGTCCTTCGGGCAGACGGTTGAGAATCTATTCTATGTTAGCTTTTTGGTCAGAGATGGGAGTGTTGGAGTTGCTCTCGATGCTAGTGATCTCCCCACGCTACGTATGTTGGAACCTTTTGCACACCAACCTGTGTACCTCTGGACCATTTTAAGCTGA
- a CDS encoding uncharacterized protein (EggNog:ENOG410PNM7~COG:T~TransMembrane:1 (i84-102o)~BUSCO:9358at33183), with translation MASRIQTLSSASSRYSRSHILPQRMPSHAPTDARMVRPVNQSRQPLLNLASNVWFNKPLDHNKPSMSGSNLILALITAPRFRRYLIVYLVLCCICGLGWVGIASPRLKEHKEVLRALDVNNRQRVGGWFGSNSLPKFTDLVHLEALDERLLPSARQGGNGGVLTEQRRLIFVGDVHGCKDELDSLLDKASFNRQTDHLIFTGNIITNGPKSVETVQLARKYNASCVRGNNEDRILLYRRELLTTGVLTGPNPRPNAKFESEGSAFEAGKTKPPEGDQEILPYGDYKEHVLAQKLSDDDAAWLHKCPVILKVGQINDLGEVVVVHGGLVPGVELENQDPLAVMTMRTLDVDTHVPSPRAKGMDWAKIFNKQQSLTVSTSKNPPSSQLTTVIYGHTPHRSPAIRRFTKGLDTGCVRGGKLTAFIITEGGKTRIEQVGCKNYVSKRR, from the exons ATGGCGTCGAGAATCCAGACTCTATCGTCAGCGAGCTCACGATATTCCCGCAGCCACATCCTTCCCCAGAGAATGCCATCGCACGCTCCAACTGACGCTCGCATGGTTCGCCCTGTCAACCAGTCCAGGCAGCCACTCCTCAATCTAGCCAGCAATGTCTGGTTCAACAAACCCTTAGACCACAACAAACCATCCATGAGCGGTTCCAACTTGATTCTTGCCCTCATCACAGCCCCGCGCTTCCGGCGCTACCTCATCGTTTACCTGGTGCTTTGTTGTATCTGTGGACTTGGCTGGGTTGGGATTGCTTCGCCCAGGCTAAAGGAGCACAAGGAGGTACTCAGGGCGCTGGACGTGAACAACAGACAGCGGGTAGGCGGATGGTTCGGGTCGAATTCATTGCCGAAATTCACAGATTTGGTGCACTTGGAGGCTTTGGACGAGAGGCTATTACCGTCGGCGAGACAGGGTGGGAACGGCGGAGTACTGACGGAGCAGAGAAGGTTGATTTTTGTGGGCGATGTACACGGGTGTAAAGATGAGT TGGATAGCCTCCTCGACAAGGCCTCCTTCAATCGTCAAACCGACCATCTAATCTTCACCGGTAACATTATAACAAATGGCCCGAAGAGCGTCGAAACCGTCCAACTTGCTCGCAAATACAACGCCTCGTGCGTGCGTGGGAACAATGAAGACCGCATCCTACTTTATCGCCGCGAACTCCTGACCACAGGCGTTCTTACAGGCCCCAATCCCAGACCCAACGCCAAATTTGAGTCTGAAGGTAGCGCGTTTGAAGCCGGTAAAACTAAACCTCCCGAAGGAGACCAAGAGATCCTTCCGTATGGAGATTACAAAGAGCACGTTCTAGCACAGAAGCTAAGTGATGATGACGCAGCGTGGTTACACAAATGCCCTGTAATACTCAAGGTAGGACAAATTAACGACTTGGGGGAAGTCGTCGTAGTACATGGCGGCCTTGTGCCCGGCGTCGAGCTGGAAAATCAGGACCCGTTAGCTGTGATGACGATGCGGACTTTGGACGTGGATACGCATGTCCCTAGTCCAAGGGCAAAAGGCATGGATTGGGCAAAG ATCTTTAACAAACAACAATCTCTCACTGTTTCCACCTCCAAAAATCCCCCCAGCTCTCAGCTAACAACTGTAATATACGGTCACACACCTCACCGTTCGCCGGCAATCCGAAGGTTTACAAAGGGCCTCGACACCGGATGCGTGAGGGGCGGGAAACTCACTGCTTTCATCATCACTGAAGGGGGTAAGACGAGGATTGAGCAAGTGGGATGCAAAAATTACGTTTCAAAGCGAAGATAA
- a CDS encoding uncharacterized protein (EggNog:ENOG410PH1E~COG:S~BUSCO:12761at33183) gives MSPALTPQHPEEVMVTRELEGQNIITCSLPFSRFGLLRIGGRGTIVRMASGSSIVFSPVALTEHIKGLITALNSPIKYIIAPDIEHHIFLSDWKEAYPDAKVIGPHGLKEKREANPKTRGTSQIDYIFKPENRHNPEIFDDFNAEFDTEYIPSHPNREIVVFHKPTKTLLQADLFFNLPATQQYEKVKGGEHQGILTKMFMPVSTTKGDAIWQKRFLWYMMAKNRDEWKESARIIDGWGFERVIPCHGDVIETGGKMVFRKVFEWFLDGRQ, from the exons ATGTCTCCTGCACTCACACCGCAGCACCCAGAGGAGGTTATGGTGACCCGCGAGTTGGAGGGGCAAAATATTATTACATGTAGCTTGCCATTTTCGCGGTTCGGGCTTCTGAGAATTGGGGGTCGGGGCACGATCG TTCGCATGGCGTCCGGTTCCAGCATCGTCTTCTCCCCCGTTGCGCTGACAGAGCACATCAAGGGGCTCATCACTGCTCTCAACTCCCCGATTAAGTACATCATCGCGCCGGATATAGAGCACCATATCTTCCTCAGCGACTGGAAAGAAGCCTACCCAGACGCAAAAGTCATCGGACCTCACGGCCTaaaggagaaaagagaagcaaaTCCCAAGACACGAGGTACCTCGCAAATTGATTACATATTCAAGCCGGAGAACCGGCACAATCCAGAGATCTTTGATGACTTCAACGCCGAGTTCGACACGGAATACATCCCAAGCCATCCAAACCGGGAGATTGTTGTTTTCCACAAACCAACCAAGACCTTGCTTCAAGCTGATCTGTTCTTTAATCTGCCCGCCACGCAGCAGTATGAAAAGGTGAAAGGTGGTGAACATCAAGGCATTTTGACAAAGATGTTTATGCCGGTTTCGACTACGAAAGGCGACGCAATTTGGCAAAAGAGGTTTCTTTGGTATATGATGGCCAAGAATCGGGATGAATGGAAGGAATCAGCAAGGATCATTGATGGGTGGGGATTTGAGAGGGTGATTCCTTGCCACGGCGATGTGATAGAGACGGGCGGGAAGATGGTGTTTCGTAAGGTGTTCGAGTGGTTTTTGGATGGGAGACAGTAA